In the Streptobacillus moniliformis DSM 12112 genome, one interval contains:
- the mutS gene encoding DNA mismatch repair protein MutS, whose translation MSTPLMKQYNEIKKDYMEYILFFRLGDFYEMFFEDAEIASRVLGLTLTARNKEKGMNIPLAGIPYHSSKPYIAKLVNAGYKVAICEQTENPKDAKGIVKREVVQIVTSGTMQDVDYLDSKSNNYLACIYYSNQNYAMSYLDITTGEFKVLECDEDNLISEIYKIEPKEILLTQSLKEKFGSIIDKLDINISIVTKVNDAEKFLKDYFNIVSLDSYGIFGKKAMIDACACILDYVLAMQFNNELTIRKIEVINKSKFVEISSSTLRNLEIVKNQRDKTTYGSLLWVLDKCKSSTGSRKLKQLLQSPLLELDEINKRYDDIEYLCKEIIKREEIRNLLDNVYDIERLLGKVIFSNENGKDINALKNTIYSSFKIRDLWPEKFKNIDFNILQEIHTKIDNILLEDAPFSVREGNMIKSGVNSELDELRNIMNNGTGILLEIESREREKTGIKNLKIKYNNIFGYFIEVSKSNMNMVPETYIRKQTLSNAERYITEEIKSYEDKIINSKAKITELEYIIFKNLSSYIKEFKNVFIELSNTLAYIDILISFAITALENNYVRPNFNEEYFEIKDARHPVVEKLIGDNTFISNNVYFDDKNRFIILTGPNMSGKSTYMKQIALISIMAQIGSFVPASSANLNMVDKILTRIGASDDILSGQSTFMVEMSEVASIINSATTNSLIILDEVGRGTSTYDGLAIASSISKYIVENINAKSIFATHYHELTELENEYETIKNYRIEVEEKNGKVNFLRTIVKGGADRSYGIEVAKLAGLPKTIIRESTKLLKSFEVEKKNGQISLFDNFEYENYDKIEKLEETIDNLNEKLDKLRNVDINNMTPINALNLLMQIKEEI comes from the coding sequence ATGTCTACACCTTTAATGAAACAATATAATGAAATAAAGAAAGACTATATGGAATATATACTATTTTTTAGATTGGGAGATTTTTATGAAATGTTCTTTGAAGATGCAGAAATTGCTTCAAGAGTATTGGGTTTAACCCTTACAGCTAGAAATAAGGAAAAAGGAATGAATATACCTCTTGCAGGTATACCTTATCACTCTTCTAAGCCATATATAGCTAAACTTGTTAATGCAGGATATAAGGTGGCAATATGTGAACAAACTGAAAATCCTAAAGATGCTAAAGGAATAGTTAAAAGAGAGGTAGTTCAAATAGTAACTTCAGGAACTATGCAAGATGTTGATTACTTAGATTCAAAATCTAATAATTATTTAGCTTGCATATATTATAGTAACCAAAATTATGCTATGTCATATTTAGATATAACTACAGGGGAGTTTAAAGTATTAGAATGTGATGAAGATAATTTAATTAGTGAAATATATAAGATAGAACCAAAAGAAATCTTATTAACACAAAGTTTAAAAGAAAAATTTGGAAGTATTATAGATAAGCTTGATATTAATATTTCTATAGTTACTAAGGTAAATGATGCTGAAAAATTTTTAAAAGATTACTTTAATATAGTTTCTTTAGATAGTTATGGAATATTTGGCAAAAAAGCTATGATAGATGCTTGTGCCTGTATATTAGATTATGTTTTAGCAATGCAATTTAATAATGAATTAACTATTAGAAAAATTGAGGTTATAAATAAATCTAAGTTTGTCGAAATATCTTCATCAACTTTAAGAAATTTAGAGATAGTTAAAAACCAAAGAGATAAGACAACATATGGTTCACTTTTATGGGTACTTGATAAATGTAAATCATCAACAGGATCAAGAAAATTAAAGCAACTATTACAAAGTCCTTTACTTGAATTAGATGAAATAAATAAAAGATATGATGATATAGAATACCTTTGTAAAGAAATAATAAAAAGAGAAGAAATTAGGAATTTACTTGATAATGTATATGATATAGAAAGACTTTTAGGAAAAGTAATATTTTCAAATGAAAATGGTAAGGATATTAATGCCTTAAAAAATACTATTTATTCTAGTTTTAAGATAAGAGATTTATGGCCTGAAAAATTTAAAAATATTGATTTTAATATATTACAAGAAATACATACTAAAATAGATAATATTTTACTTGAAGATGCTCCATTTTCAGTAAGAGAAGGAAATATGATTAAAAGTGGAGTTAATTCAGAATTAGATGAATTAAGAAATATTATGAATAATGGAACTGGTATTTTACTTGAAATAGAATCAAGAGAAAGAGAAAAAACAGGAATTAAGAATTTAAAAATTAAGTATAATAATATATTTGGATATTTTATTGAAGTATCTAAATCTAATATGAACATGGTTCCTGAAACATATATTAGAAAACAAACATTATCTAATGCAGAAAGATATATAACTGAAGAGATTAAAAGTTATGAAGATAAAATAATTAATTCAAAGGCTAAGATTACTGAACTTGAATACATTATTTTTAAAAATTTAAGTTCATATATTAAAGAATTTAAGAATGTATTTATTGAACTTTCTAATACTTTAGCATATATAGATATATTGATTTCATTTGCAATTACTGCACTTGAGAATAATTATGTAAGACCTAATTTTAATGAAGAATATTTTGAAATTAAAGATGCAAGACATCCTGTTGTTGAAAAATTAATAGGAGATAATACTTTCATATCTAATAATGTATATTTTGATGATAAAAATAGATTTATTATCCTTACAGGACCTAATATGTCAGGTAAATCAACCTATATGAAACAAATAGCATTAATAAGTATTATGGCTCAAATAGGCTCTTTTGTACCAGCAAGTAGTGCTAATTTAAATATGGTAGATAAAATACTTACAAGAATAGGTGCAAGTGATGATATATTATCAGGTCAATCAACATTTATGGTTGAGATGAGCGAAGTTGCAAGTATAATTAATTCAGCAACAACTAATTCATTAATAATACTTGATGAAGTAGGAAGAGGAACATCAACTTATGATGGACTTGCTATTGCAAGTTCTATATCTAAGTATATAGTTGAAAATATTAATGCAAAATCTATATTTGCTACACATTATCATGAATTAACTGAACTTGAAAATGAATATGAAACTATTAAGAATTATAGAATAGAAGTAGAAGAAAAAAATGGTAAGGTAAACTTTTTAAGAACTATAGTTAAGGGAGGAGCAGATAGATCTTATGGTATAGAAGTTGCAAAACTTGCTGGTTTACCTAAAACAATAATTAGAGAATCAACAAAACTACTTAAATCATTTGAAGTTGAAAAGAAAAATGGTCAAATATCTTTATTTGATAATTTTGAATATGAAAATTATGATAAGATAGAAAAACTTGAGGAAACTATAGATAATTTAAATGAAAAATTAGATAAACTAAGAAATGTAGATATTAATAATATGACACCAATTAATGCTTTAAATTTACTTATGCAGATAAAAGAAGAAATCTAA
- a CDS encoding transposase, translating to MLKKHGSYGLAQVYVSCKNKGYNRSFGSMCRINYPSEKVQVDIKYIPNECIKFNSKGIRYYKITAIDEYSRKRVLKVIKEKSTYETSKYIKELERAIGFKIETIQVDNGYEFVNDKDVTDKEDGKILYSRKEFRSEEELIENVKRHERLYNNTAKTVLNFKSPNEVVREYFTKVKKEA from the coding sequence ATGTTAAAAAAACATGGAAGTTATGGATTAGCCCAAGTATATGTTAGTTGTAAGAATAAGGGGTATAATAGAAGCTTTGGTAGTATGTGTAGGATAAATTATCCAAGTGAGAAAGTACAGGTAGATATTAAATATATTCCAAATGAGTGTATAAAGTTTAATTCAAAGGGGATTAGATATTATAAGATAACTGCTATAGATGAGTATAGTAGGAAGAGGGTATTAAAGGTTATAAAGGAAAAGAGTACATATGAGACATCAAAGTACATTAAGGAGTTAGAAAGGGCTATAGGCTTTAAGATAGAGACTATACAGGTAGATAATGGATATGAGTTTGTAAATGATAAAGATGTAACGGATAAGGAAGATGGAAAGATATTGTATAGTAGGAAAGAATTTAGGAGCGAGGAAGAATTAATAGAAAATGTTAAAAGGCATGAAAGGCTGTATAATAATACGGCAAAGACAGTGCTTAATTTTAAGAGTCCAAATGAGGTTGTGAGGGAATACTTCACTAAGGTTAAGAAAGAGGCTTAA
- a CDS encoding sialidase family protein has product MNALGSYNNGFFDGFKEENLTKVKYDNSTYPTEGQIGKPENNGKWPGIGPNGEKEGTATLLYTRIPSIIVTNDNKIIVMYDLRWNNPKDPGNNTREKIGADHGRIDQGISISEDGGKTWKTKTGIKFDDIWRYGKRTAPQKYRRRLMDSTLIYNHLTDEILSLHGSWNEFTGGNWYAKREDYYNKEIWAALMHKSIDGGKTWERTHKFDKNNNGLFKEHSPDNPVKAFLGGVGTGIVMRDGTLVMSVQTAHENKGMGKKAIGATLMYSRDGGKTWQMPKIDNSKILMPNSSSLENMLFEMDGKLVITGRGIDTSNNSGQRNNKQRNNMNNKHRWAYYTEDMGQTWKKFEPLHTFQTVTSQATQGSTLYVTLPSGKKVILVSAPKGNGNDSWKRGNLALYALSGKDKNHMKEITLIKPGSGNALGAGYSSLAYKGGNLFAAYEDNGDISVKNLTEYIAEIEKLATEWGLEDERAKDIKKVKELKSLTTKQKELLEKAMMEDNDRAFTEAMVLNTELEELDKNVAKYSKELEDNKEALPSSIRRFNSAIEGLKGEKRDNLVKVLKTRIIKAEVDDTGENIKDVMDFDLYKPVAEKFLYKRVDIAENDDNIFAGFGVKVGSTDNYFKFGYNHDISNFKLGGFFEIYESKINARNISVGTTFKTVFENKHTFKNFIRYRHQSLYNLKINNKNDRYNDVILHNLDFYSSYETKLNLNKNISITPKAGILLTYSHEALLDEDARLDRRIGVSTDISVKAELKHKNTKFKIKPEILITDNAKYISQTNLSNKRDKTDNKILEYNIQFGISAKVNGINLDLDLDLNDTSKNRNKTNVRLNFMSGYSW; this is encoded by the coding sequence TTGAATGCGTTGGGAAGCTATAACAATGGTTTTTTTGATGGTTTTAAAGAAGAGAATCTTACTAAAGTAAAATATGACAATAGTACATATCCAACTGAGGGTCAAATTGGAAAACCAGAAAATAATGGTAAGTGGCCAGGAATAGGTCCTAATGGTGAAAAAGAGGGAACAGCTACACTTCTTTATACTAGAATCCCGTCTATAATAGTTACTAATGATAATAAGATAATTGTAATGTATGATTTAAGATGGAATAATCCTAAAGATCCAGGTAATAACACTAGAGAAAAAATAGGAGCAGATCATGGTAGGATAGATCAGGGTATTTCAATTTCAGAAGATGGTGGTAAGACTTGGAAAACTAAAACAGGAATAAAATTTGATGATATTTGGAGATATGGTAAGAGAACAGCTCCACAGAAATATAGAAGAAGATTAATGGATTCTACTTTAATATATAATCATTTAACTGATGAAATCCTTTCTTTACATGGTTCTTGGAATGAATTTACTGGGGGCAATTGGTATGCAAAAAGAGAAGATTACTATAACAAAGAAATTTGGGCAGCTTTAATGCATAAATCAATAGATGGTGGAAAGACATGGGAAAGAACTCATAAATTTGATAAAAATAATAATGGGTTGTTTAAGGAACATAGTCCAGATAATCCTGTAAAAGCCTTTCTTGGTGGAGTTGGAACAGGTATAGTTATGAGAGATGGGACTTTAGTAATGTCAGTTCAAACAGCTCATGAAAATAAAGGGATGGGTAAAAAAGCAATAGGTGCTACCTTAATGTATTCTCGTGATGGTGGAAAAACATGGCAAATGCCAAAGATAGATAATAGTAAAATATTAATGCCTAATAGCTCATCACTTGAAAATATGTTATTTGAAATGGATGGTAAATTAGTAATTACTGGTAGAGGAATTGATACTAGTAATAACAGTGGTCAAAGAAATAATAAACAGAGAAATAATATGAATAACAAACATAGATGGGCATATTATACAGAAGATATGGGTCAAACATGGAAAAAGTTTGAACCATTACATACTTTTCAAACTGTAACAAGTCAAGCTACACAAGGATCTACACTTTATGTAACACTTCCTAGTGGTAAAAAAGTTATACTTGTTTCAGCACCTAAGGGTAATGGAAATGATAGTTGGAAAAGAGGGAATTTAGCACTTTATGCACTTTCAGGAAAAGATAAAAATCATATGAAAGAAATAACATTAATTAAACCTGGTTCAGGAAATGCGTTAGGAGCTGGATATTCTTCACTTGCATATAAAGGGGGTAATCTATTTGCAGCATATGAAGATAACGGTGATATTTCGGTAAAGAATTTAACAGAATATATAGCGGAAATAGAAAAATTAGCAACAGAATGGGGATTAGAAGATGAAAGAGCTAAGGATATAAAAAAGGTTAAGGAACTTAAATCTCTAACAACTAAACAAAAAGAATTATTAGAAAAAGCTATGATGGAAGATAATGATAGAGCTTTTACTGAAGCTATGGTTTTAAATACTGAATTAGAAGAATTAGATAAAAATGTAGCAAAATATTCTAAAGAATTAGAGGATAATAAGGAAGCACTTCCATCTAGTATTAGAAGATTTAATTCAGCTATAGAAGGTTTAAAAGGAGAAAAAAGAGATAATTTAGTAAAAGTATTAAAAACTAGGATTATAAAGGCTGAAGTAGATGATACAGGAGAAAATATTAAAGATGTAATGGATTTTGACTTATATAAACCTGTAGCTGAAAAATTCTTATACAAAAGAGTAGATATAGCAGAAAATGATGATAATATATTTGCTGGTTTTGGTGTTAAAGTAGGTTCAACTGATAACTATTTTAAATTTGGATATAATCATGATATATCTAATTTTAAACTTGGTGGATTCTTTGAAATTTATGAATCAAAAATAAATGCAAGAAATATTTCTGTAGGAACTACTTTTAAGACTGTGTTTGAGAATAAGCATACATTTAAAAACTTTATTAGATATAGACATCAAAGTCTGTATAACTTAAAGATAAATAATAAAAATGATAGATATAATGATGTTATTTTGCATAATTTAGATTTTTATTCATCATATGAAACTAAATTAAATTTAAATAAGAATATAAGTATAACACCTAAAGCTGGAATTTTACTAACATATTCACATGAAGCTTTATTAGATGAAGATGCAAGACTTGATAGAAGAATAGGTGTAAGTACAGATATTTCAGTTAAGGCAGAATTAAAACATAAAAATACTAAATTTAAAATTAAACCAGAAATTTTAATAACAGATAATGCCAAATATATATCTCAAACTAATTTATCTAATAAGAGAGATAAAACAGATAATAAAATATTAGAATACAATATTCAATTTGGAATTAGTGCTAAAGTTAATGGTATAAATTTAGATTTAGACTTAGATTTGAATGATACTTCAAAAAATAGAAATAAGACTAATGTTAGATTAAACTTTATGAGTGGATATAGCTGGTAA
- the brnQ gene encoding branched-chain amino acid transport system II carrier protein yields the protein MKIKKEYMYVSLLIFGMFFGAGNLIFPPFVGKEAGSAVVISMIGFGITSTVTTMLGVYLGFKENILGEIYSKLGMKFTKLIFCLACCAIAIIAIPRAALTPFTMMITEVVVLESNVEIFKIIYIILFFSMVYYLSYNQSNILTVIGKILTPLLLALIFIIAITTFTTQKLEFLFSNEMYQSLPLLKGFLQGYNTMDSLGSIIVGITVVNIIKNNYNLKEGELKTYGKVGVTIAGILMFLIYLILGVIGAGLSKNYTLATNGAIILKEIVRLLFGNFGIFVLIAVFFVACLTACISILTFSSEFNYEAFSKFKYTHWLKFFIGLSILLSMLSLDMILKLSIPILLLIYPIILSILLLEITNEKDKRVYKGTMIFLIILNTVTIINSIVFKLDIITGQLMKLPFYNDNFSWAIPTVLFYFLLKIVYGINKK from the coding sequence ATGAAAATAAAAAAAGAGTACATGTATGTTAGTTTGTTGATATTTGGTATGTTTTTTGGTGCAGGTAATTTAATATTCCCACCATTTGTAGGTAAAGAAGCAGGAAGTGCGGTAGTAATTTCAATGATAGGTTTTGGTATTACATCTACAGTTACAACTATGTTAGGAGTATATTTAGGATTTAAAGAGAATATATTAGGAGAAATATATAGTAAGCTAGGAATGAAATTTACTAAATTAATTTTTTGTTTAGCTTGTTGTGCTATAGCAATAATAGCAATTCCTCGTGCAGCTTTAACTCCTTTTACTATGATGATTACAGAAGTTGTTGTTTTAGAAAGTAATGTTGAAATTTTTAAAATAATATATATCATATTATTTTTCTCTATGGTTTATTACCTATCATATAACCAAAGTAATATATTAACAGTAATAGGTAAAATATTAACTCCTTTATTACTTGCCCTAATATTTATTATTGCTATTACTACTTTTACTACTCAAAAATTAGAATTTTTATTTTCAAATGAAATGTATCAAAGTTTACCTTTATTAAAAGGATTTTTACAAGGATACAATACTATGGATAGTTTAGGTTCAATAATAGTAGGAATAACAGTAGTAAACATTATTAAAAATAACTATAACTTAAAAGAGGGTGAATTAAAAACTTATGGTAAGGTTGGTGTAACAATTGCAGGTATTTTAATGTTTTTAATTTATTTAATACTTGGAGTTATTGGAGCTGGATTATCTAAAAACTACACTTTGGCAACTAATGGAGCAATAATATTAAAAGAAATAGTAAGACTGTTATTTGGTAATTTTGGAATCTTTGTTTTAATAGCAGTGTTTTTTGTAGCATGTTTAACAGCTTGTATTTCAATACTTACTTTCTCTAGTGAATTTAATTATGAAGCATTTAGTAAGTTTAAATATACTCATTGGTTGAAATTTTTCATAGGATTATCAATACTTTTATCAATGTTAAGTTTAGATATGATATTAAAGCTTTCAATACCCATACTTCTACTTATATACCCAATAATACTATCTATATTATTATTAGAAATAACTAATGAAAAAGATAAAAGAGTGTATAAAGGAACTATGATTTTCTTAATAATTTTAAATACTGTAACTATTATTAACTCTATTGTATTTAAGTTAGATATAATTACAGGGCAATTGATGAAATTACCTTTCTATAATGATAATTTCTCATGGGCAATACCAACAGTTTTGTTTTACTTTTTATTAAAGATAGTATATGGAATAAATAAAAAATAA
- the fni gene encoding type 2 isopentenyl-diphosphate Delta-isomerase has protein sequence MNRKDDHLKFALDSMSKKNGFDEYMLEYISIPSFGLNDIDTRTKIGEVVFEYPFFINSITGGSEKGDKINKDLEYVSEKTGIFLFPGSYSPFLNKEEVSYPKNQGVNLGIDKPVNLHLEAISKTNAKFLQVHVNLIQEIVMPEGERNFETWESNLKDILSTVKIPVILKETGFGMGRGSFIKAKELGVKILDISGKGGTNFAQIENRRRNKEKKYYEEIGYYTTESLEIAKEFKDDFEIIASGGIRHPLDVVKALALGAKAVGISKTFLEILEVNGRDALIDTINTWKEDIRNIMLLTDSKNIEELRGKIRR, from the coding sequence ATGAATAGAAAAGATGATCACTTAAAATTTGCATTAGATAGCATGAGTAAAAAAAATGGTTTTGATGAATATATGTTAGAATACATTTCTATTCCATCATTTGGATTAAATGATATAGATACTAGAACAAAAATAGGTGAAGTAGTATTTGAATATCCCTTTTTTATTAATTCTATTACAGGAGGAAGTGAAAAGGGAGATAAGATAAATAAAGACTTAGAATATGTATCTGAAAAAACTGGAATTTTTCTTTTTCCAGGTTCTTATTCACCTTTTTTAAATAAGGAGGAAGTATCATATCCTAAAAATCAAGGAGTAAATTTAGGTATAGATAAACCTGTTAATTTACACTTAGAAGCTATATCTAAAACTAATGCAAAATTTTTACAGGTTCATGTAAATCTTATACAAGAAATTGTTATGCCAGAAGGAGAGAGAAATTTTGAAACTTGGGAAAGCAATTTAAAAGATATACTTTCTACTGTGAAAATACCAGTTATTTTAAAAGAAACGGGCTTTGGTATGGGTAGAGGTAGCTTTATTAAAGCAAAAGAGTTGGGAGTTAAAATATTAGATATTAGTGGCAAGGGTGGAACTAATTTTGCTCAAATAGAAAATAGAAGAAGAAATAAAGAAAAAAAATATTATGAAGAAATAGGATATTATACTACTGAAAGCTTAGAAATAGCTAAAGAATTTAAAGATGATTTTGAAATTATTGCTAGTGGTGGAATAAGACATCCATTAGATGTTGTAAAAGCATTAGCATTAGGTGCAAAAGCTGTAGGGATTTCAAAAACTTTTTTAGAAATATTAGAAGTTAATGGAAGAGATGCTTTAATTGATACAATAAATACTTGGAAAGAAGATATAAGGAATATTATGCTTTTAACAGATTCAAAAAATATAGAAGAATTAAGAGGTAAAATAAGAAGATAA
- a CDS encoding two-partner secretion domain-containing protein: protein MKKMLGILLIQFFSFASIKVDGKSNVYVEKSNNGIDVINISTPSSKGISHSTFTDFNIGEKGAVINNSKNIARSRIAGLINGNKNIKEKRAKLALLDVTGVKESRLSGILEALSKDRLDVILSNPNGITLDGANFLNIHNMSLSTSKVIVEEGDIKSLKELNSSDNLEIVANSFKSEGDIIGKEITIKTYAGEEGKLLSADIIGSVHGDVVKIVATRSGIGVKSIEARDLTLESKVQADIEKIKVDNLNIKVEEDFKNKDKI, encoded by the coding sequence ATGAAGAAAATGCTTGGTATATTACTGATACAATTTTTTTCATTTGCAAGTATTAAAGTAGATGGTAAAAGTAATGTATATGTAGAAAAGAGTAATAATGGAATAGATGTAATAAATATATCGACACCATCATCTAAAGGAATATCTCATTCTACTTTTACTGACTTTAATATAGGAGAAAAAGGGGCTGTAATAAATAATTCAAAGAATATAGCAAGAAGTAGAATAGCAGGATTAATAAATGGTAATAAGAATATAAAAGAAAAGAGAGCAAAACTTGCACTGTTAGATGTAACAGGGGTAAAAGAAAGTAGATTAAGTGGAATACTTGAGGCATTAAGTAAAGATAGATTAGATGTTATACTTTCAAATCCCAATGGAATTACATTAGACGGTGCAAATTTTTTAAATATACATAATATGTCATTATCTACTTCAAAGGTAATAGTAGAAGAAGGAGATATAAAGAGTTTAAAGGAATTAAATAGTAGTGATAATTTAGAGATAGTAGCAAATAGTTTTAAATCAGAAGGAGATATAATTGGAAAAGAGATAACGATTAAAACATATGCAGGAGAGGAAGGTAAATTACTTAGTGCAGATATAATAGGTTCAGTTCATGGAGATGTAGTAAAGATAGTAGCAACGAGATCAGGTATAGGGGTTAAATCAATAGAGGCAAGGGATTTAACTTTAGAATCAAAGGTTCAGGCAGATATAGAAAAAATAAAGGTAGATAATTTAAATATTAAGGTAGAGGAAGACTTTAAGAATAAGGATAAGATATAA
- a CDS encoding DUF2185 domain-containing protein encodes MNKWFYRSISIFVGVLGLLFFNTPKIFIYILIFLGIILAIIGFIHLKVNSGQGCIISNRITVDGENVGYCYRQREKLGKNDSGWRFFAGDEDENYLKDPSNFGVYKLSIVCNLDKNVREILNLPYDTELRVNEKGILVKVENN; translated from the coding sequence ATGAATAAATGGTTTTATAGATCTATCTCTATTTTTGTTGGAGTTTTAGGCTTACTATTTTTTAATACTCCAAAAATATTCATATATATATTAATATTTTTAGGAATTATCCTAGCTATTATAGGGTTTATACACTTAAAAGTTAATTCAGGTCAAGGTTGTATAATTTCAAATCGTATTACTGTTGATGGTGAAAATGTAGGATATTGTTATAGACAAAGAGAAAAACTTGGTAAAAATGATAGTGGTTGGAGATTTTTTGCTGGAGATGAAGATGAGAACTATTTAAAAGATCCTTCTAATTTTGGAGTATATAAGCTAAGTATAGTCTGTAATTTAGATAAAAATGTAAGAGAAATATTAAATTTACCTTATGATACAGAATTAAGAGTTAATGAAAAAGGTATTTTAGTTAAGGTGGAAAACAATTAA
- the rpsI gene encoding 30S ribosomal protein S9, which yields MSKQFLGTGRRKTSVARVRLIPGQTGVVINGKDMREFFAGREILAKIVEQPLELTNTLNKFGVNVTVHGGGNTGQAGAIRLGISRALVENDAELKAGLREAGFLTRDSRMVERKKYGKKKARRSPQFSKR from the coding sequence GTGAGTAAACAATTTTTAGGAACAGGTAGAAGAAAAACTTCAGTAGCAAGAGTAAGATTAATTCCAGGACAAACAGGTGTAGTAATAAACGGTAAAGACATGAGAGAATTTTTTGCAGGAAGAGAAATCTTAGCAAAAATAGTTGAACAACCATTAGAATTAACAAATACATTAAATAAATTTGGTGTAAATGTTACAGTTCACGGTGGTGGAAATACTGGTCAAGCAGGAGCTATTAGATTAGGTATTTCAAGAGCATTAGTAGAAAATGATGCTGAATTAAAAGCTGGATTAAGAGAAGCAGGATTCTTAACAAGAGATTCACGTATGGTTGAAAGAAAAAAATACGGGAAGAAAAAAGCAAGAAGAAGCCCTCAATTCTCAAAAAGATAG
- a CDS encoding AAA family ATPase has translation MNELLLKVVGLSIWYDRKNIIENAEFTINKNEIVALVGINGSGKTTLINTLVGIHFKYSLETLIFNNRKISFDDINFKLNRIAVFSQDDSFRYWSFMKYIKFVFETYNINMDSEYIDYLIDGFNFREYINYMRKDLSMGNKKKFALIVAFGLRLPFLIFDEPVDGLDFGSTAFLYRIIKEYKSFGSILMSTHIAESISEACDKLIFLNEGKITSKISIQGKISTSDIFNLVKEKNL, from the coding sequence ATGAATGAACTTTTATTGAAAGTTGTTGGACTAAGTATTTGGTATGATAGAAAAAATATAATAGAAAATGCTGAATTTACTATTAATAAAAATGAAATAGTGGCTTTAGTTGGTATTAATGGTTCAGGAAAAACAACACTAATAAATACATTGGTAGGTATACATTTTAAATATTCATTAGAAACTCTTATTTTTAATAATAGAAAAATTTCATTTGATGATATTAATTTTAAATTAAATAGAATTGCTGTTTTTTCGCAAGATGATAGTTTTAGATATTGGAGTTTTATGAAATATATTAAATTTGTTTTTGAAACATATAATATTAATATGGATAGTGAGTATATAGATTATTTAATTGATGGATTTAACTTTAGAGAGTATATAAATTATATGAGAAAAGATTTATCTATGGGAAATAAGAAAAAGTTTGCACTTATAGTGGCTTTTGGGTTGAGGTTACCATTTTTAATATTTGATGAACCAGTTGATGGATTAGATTTTGGATCCACTGCTTTTCTTTATAGAATAATAAAAGAATATAAATCTTTTGGAAGTATTCTTATGTCCACACATATAGCAGAAAGTATAAGTGAAGCATGTGATAAACTTATATTTCTTAATGAGGGTAAAATTACTTCTAAAATAAGTATACAAGGTAAAATTTCTACATCAGATATTTTTAATTTAGTGAAGGAGAAAAATTTGTGA
- the rplM gene encoding 50S ribosomal protein L13 yields the protein MNKDTKMQKKEEVVRNWHLVDAEGLVLGKLAVEIAKKLIGKDKVSYTPHVDGGDYVVVINAEKIAVTGKKLTDKKYYRHSGFPGGLKTRSLEEMLAKKPTEVLRKAVERMLPKNKLGRQMINRLKLNVGPTHSNEAQKPTKMEI from the coding sequence GTGAATAAAGATACAAAAATGCAAAAAAAAGAAGAAGTAGTAAGAAATTGGCATTTAGTTGATGCTGAAGGATTAGTGCTTGGAAAATTAGCAGTAGAAATTGCTAAAAAATTAATTGGAAAAGATAAAGTAAGTTACACACCACATGTAGATGGTGGAGATTATGTAGTAGTTATTAATGCAGAAAAAATTGCTGTTACAGGTAAAAAATTAACTGATAAAAAATACTACAGACATAGTGGATTCCCTGGTGGATTAAAAACTAGAAGTTTAGAAGAAATGCTTGCTAAAAAACCAACTGAAGTATTAAGAAAAGCTGTTGAAAGAATGTTACCTAAAAATAAATTAGGAAGACAAATGATTAACAGACTAAAATTAAATGTAGGACCAACTCATTCAAATGAAGCTCAAAAACCTACAAAAATGGAAATATAG